A region of the Bradysia coprophila strain Holo2 unplaced genomic scaffold, BU_Bcop_v1 contig_232, whole genome shotgun sequence genome:
CTGAAATTGAGGACATTAGACTTTGAACAGACGATGCATTTTTTCTACTACTTTCCTCAGCGTGTCAGTGGCCCGAAAAaccataaataaatattaacgTGTGAGCTGATTAAATATAATTCTTAAAACAAACTCATGAAATGAATATACGTTTATGAATCAAGTTTTTTACACCGGCGAAACAGTGAAAAATCAGGTCAATTGTATATGTAGCAGTTAGCATATATGGGACGAGTCTTGATGAagtcatttaatttaaaaccgTTGGGCCAAACacatccaaataaatttctaaataattttctgttgtatGTCTTCATTGGTCCTTTAGGCTAGAGTTAGAACTGATCTTTCTTCGTAAAAACCACAGCCTTACGTTAtcgaaaaaatgttcaatcaTTGATAACGAAATGTTTAAGAGTTAATTCGCCAATTTTTAGACCACTTGGAAAACCAGCTATCTCCGATATTATTGTGTtacaattcaacaaattggaGAGGTTTTGCGATCATGTGCGTATCGAATATTTCACTTGTCGTAGTATAGATCGGTCAAAAACCCATAAAAGAGTAAAAAGTTACACAAGTCCTTGTgtatacttccaaaacaactgatatcgttaTAGGTGACGctttctgcgcttgtacgcaaaaattgtaattgtaattgtaaaagaattttttcggtaaaatttttgcgtacaagcgcagaaagCGTCACATACCAGCAATGTTTTAAAGACAGACTATGTTCACTCTGCATCGCTACACCATTTCCCTACAGTCAAAGAggcaaaatgtaaaaaatagtgttttttcaGAAAGAGTCTCTCTCGGAATCGATCGGTTATGGGCTAGAATTGTCCACCagactaataaaaaaaaaactattttggacGAGAATTAGGTTCAAATTTACTCTTTTATTCCAGCCGTAAaggtcaactttttttcaaatggtcCGCAAATCCTGCAACACAAAACTTCTGAAGTCAAATTTTGATATGTGATGGTGGCTGAGGTCAGCTACCATAATATGTAGTCGGCCCCTCAGAACAATGATGTTGCAGAGATACTCCActatttgaaagttgaccatactTTGACTGCTGGATGGCCATGGGTGGTGAGTGCGGAAGTTAGGGTAGGCTCAAATTGTCGGCCGTGGACAGGCCAACAATCCtacaaagttttaacttttcgGGTTCTTCCTTCCTCaagaaattgttaaaaaattgtattcaccaccccttgacatCATATGACATGTACACACATTACACCcaaactggatttttttttgtaaaaaatggcagacacccgttcgctagaattgaacgacgaatcgaatgagctataattAAATACTATCGGAGATAGcttctttcaaaaattgaaaatatggcTGACgaattggcgaattgactcttaatgTTAAAGTGCCGCATAAAAATTATGATTCTTTTAAAACCCTGTACAGCGCATTCAATCTCACACAAGTTACATAAAAAAGTATCATTAAAATTGGAACTGACttgctttttataacattaAATCTCTCACATTATACAGTGAGTACTTTATAACGTTCGTGGTGTGCAATACGCGCACAATACAAtttatttcacataaaattatcACCAGCAACcaaatgcaatttcattttttaatttaagtaTTTATTTGACTGCATACAATGTGCGAGTGCAAATGATTGTCATTGTCTCGAGTTCAATAGAGCACGACTTAGTCATGCCGTTAAAATGTGAGTTATATTGGCACACAATAGTTTAAAATTGGTCACGTCATTTGcactttaaagaaaaaaaaaatctggaacgTGATAAAGTGCAGGTGAAATTCCTAATCAAATAGACGATATAGACATTATAGGCGAGTATAACATACTCACATCGACGCACATATTGATAGAAGGTGACTGTGTGGACAGAACACCAAATACAATTACATAGTTCAAAAAACTCTTGTTTCTTTGAACTCAAaatgtttcacattaaattttgtattcaaattaTCGAAACAACCGAAATCGAAAGTGATTCCCTGACTGCAGGTCAGTTTTAGCCGGAAATTGTTTGGTGTTGCTACCAATGTGACATCAAGTTCCTGAATCATCTAACATTTCGCATTTTGTCATGCACATGCTTCGCGATAAAACTCCATATGCGTGTGGTTTTTATACCATCAACCCAGACTATATAATTACACACTCTCACCGTCAATAATGCAATGCCGTATGAATCACCCAACCACTCACAGAAACAGTCATAAAAAAGACCGTTGTGAACCTTTACCGGGCCCATTaggtttattatttttacactGCAAAAGGGTTAATTTGCAACAatacttttaataaaatgcgATTGAATGAAACAGATATGATGAAACAGATTATCGTATATAACTGACCATGCACGGTACGCTGCTGCCGTATGTGTATATGCAAGTATACAACACCCGGTTGTAATTTACATATGAATAATAATATAGTATGAGGAATTACGCTCCCTAATATTTTGcgtgaaaagaattttgagtTCATCTCGTCAATGtttattgatgttttttttcgtaGTAAATGAAAAACGCAGAAAACGTTTCCTTGTCCAAAATTATCTGTGAAAGACATGCGGGGAAttcagatttaaatttgatgggGTTCGACGactttaatttaaatgttaattCAAAAACccaattttcggttttttatgtacatcaataaacaaataaagtttCCTCATATTCTAAACCTTTCTGACTATTCATTGAGTCaaatataaaaacacaaattttcaagcaaattttCGTTTACTCAGAGCCCTCAAGAACCAATTCAGAcaagtaaaaattttgttttcattagaCTGATAGACATTACAAATGTTTGCCACCACAAAACCTCTAGCAGTGTCGACTGAAAATGTACAATATGCTTATGCACTAAACATACAAAGTATTAATGCACTTTCTCGCATCAAAAACTGACATCTTATAATCGGAATTCAGTGCATAACTGAATGTAATTATGTTGGTTCATTGTTACTTATATGCGTTCGGCATCATAATATAATACAAGTATAAATACCACCATATAAGGGGTTCTTGACATTTATTCACGCATTTCtttatataaatttgttttgttcctCGCTGTAtgtattcaaaataataaGCGGTTTGTTGGTTTGCTTGAAGCAGTTGGTGTTTTATCAATGATgagttaattaaaataaataacggTTATCGCGCGGTTATCATATAAATTTGTCGCTCCAGTCAGCCGCTGACTTCAGTGTATGATacttggaaattttttgacgGACGAGCAAGTTGATAATTTGAAACCATTTTTGGGCATTGCTATTCTAAGATATAATTATGACATATCGCCACTGTgtcattatttaatttaatggaCACAGTAATATAATATAGTCGTATTCAATTCATTCTTTATGTAGTCATTTTGTTCGCGAGAAGATAAACATCTATAAGAGGGAGATGATGCACACTAGCGCCATATCAGAGGAAACATTTGgttgattaatttaaaataagttCCTAATGCTGAGTAACCTCTTTACCGTTCCAAAGAAACCATTCGAATTACTTTACCTTTCACAGATGACCGGTCCAAAATCCTTACACCTAAACCTCCATAATATTTTAAGCAGTCGCGTGTTTAAAAGTTACAttgctaaatttttttaattaaggCCTACTATTTCGTCAGGTCATGAAATTTTGAGGTCAGGTCTATTTCAGGTCAGATCAAAactgacctgaaacctgaaattGACTTAATAACAAaacctgaaaattttcaggttgacctgaattcattttgatattaaaataaaaagcttaAAAGACTTTGATTTCGGTAATATCACAAGGCTTCTAGGAAAATGTGTGATGAATaaactttacatttttgttttcaacaaaTATTCACTAGTTCGACCCCTCGTAAATTTATATTACATAGAGACGTAAGCGTTAGAAGTAATTTTTGCAGGTTATAAAATACTAAACCCTGCTTCATTACGAGTTCAAAGAGGTATATCTCGCCTCTCTCGGAATTGTCGTTTTCGTGGTAGAGCTGTTTGAAAAATCGGTTGTTTTcaagtggaaattttttcacacAGATTATCTCGGGTAATAAAGAGTCgactttctttcaaattttagggGATTGTAGTGCTAGACTAGACCGATCACATAAGCTACCAAATACGTTGGGCTGTTGGCTGTACTGGCTTCAGTGACTGTATTGAGAAAAAATTCTCTGACTACTAACGGGTGCGCGCATCAGCAAACCTAACGGTTTAGGGTTCCATTAGAAGGCTTAAGGAAAAAGAGGAATTGATTGTCGAAAAAAACAGGAATTGATCGAAACAAAAATACTTATCTGCTCTCAGGATTGCATATCAAGTGCTAAATTGTACAAGGAAAATGTATTCTGCgatcgaattttctttttcttgagATCAATTCTTGTTTTTCTGCTATCGATTTCTCTTTTTCTTGGAATCATTTATCTTTTTAGAATTATcagtttaaataaataattttctatttaaatattcatagaCGAATTCGAGAAACTATTTAATTAAGTTGCtaacgattttttaaaaattattttcagataCGACACTGGAAACGATAGTTTTCTATGTTTGAACGAGCTGAAATTTATGATGGAAAAACTTGGTGCGCCGCAAACTCACCTGGGACTGAAAGCAATGATTCAGGAAGTTGATGAGGACAAGGACagcaaaatttcattcagGGAATTTCTGCTAATCTTCAGGTTACTTAcatcaaacaacaaaaatcctcgaatttgtttaacaatCGCAATAACTCATTACAGAAAAGCTAAAGCTGGCGAATTGAACACCGAATCCGGTCTGGGCCAACTGGCCCGTTTAACTGAAATCAATGTAGATGAAGTGGGCGTCAATGgtgcaaaagaatttttcgaagCCAAAATTGAACAACAGAAATTGTCGAATAAATTCCATGACGAAATTAAGCTGGAACAGGAGGAACGTCGAAAGGAGGAAGAGGAGAAACTTAGGCGGAAACAACTGTTCCAGCAAAGAGCTGCTCAGTTCAAACAAAACTAAGTTCAGTATTTTTATCAGTCAATGTTATGAATTGTTTGTGCGgaaaatccgttgaaaattaaaattaggaATTTATGACAGTGTGCGAGTGTGTGCGTATAATAAGCAAAATGCACGTAAATGTATAATTGGTGTAAGTGTTATTTTATGCCTTGAAAGAAaagaattaatttgaaaaacttgTTGGTAGGACGgaaaagatatttctattttataatTGACGAATTTTaccattaattttttgtcttcagTCATTAAGTGTATTGCTTTTAATTAGATGTAAATCGTAACTGTAAAAAAAGGATAAgacgaaacaataaaaaatgtaaagtgaaacttaagaaaatgttttgtttattccgcttcaataaataaataaatgatag
Encoded here:
- the LOC119077057 gene encoding EF-hand domain-containing protein D2 homolog → MSADSELSSILNRRQQINDDLENGKEVKHTFKAVNIYTEFHEFSRKEIKEYQATFNKYDTGNDSFLCLNELKFMMEKLGAPQTHLGLKAMIQEVDEDKDSKISFREFLLIFRKAKAGELNTESGLGQLARLTEINVDEVGVNGAKEFFEAKIEQQKLSNKFHDEIKLEQEERRKEEEEKLRRKQLFQQRAAQFKQN